From a single Miscanthus floridulus cultivar M001 chromosome 8, ASM1932011v1, whole genome shotgun sequence genomic region:
- the LOC136469155 gene encoding uncharacterized mitochondrial protein AtMg00810-like: protein MAARFRMSDLGVLSYYLGIEVRQGKEALALGQSAYASKLLERSGMAKCKLCMTPMEERLKLTKASTAVKVDATLYQSIVGGLRYLVHTRSDIAFIVGYVSRFIEDP, encoded by the coding sequence atggcggctcgttttcgaatgagcgatctcggcgtgctctcctactacctcggcatcgaggtgagacagggaaaGGAGGCGCTCGCGCTTGGTCAGAGTGCGTATGCGTCGAAGCTATTGGAGCGGAGTGGCATGGCTAAGTGCAAACTAtgcatgactccgatggaggagcggctgaagctaacGAAGGCTAGTACCGcggtgaaggtagatgcaacactatACCAGAGTATCGtcggtggtctgcgctacctagtccacacgaggtcggacattgcgttcatcgtgggctacgtcagtcgcttcatagaGGATCCTTGA